TTTTGTGGTAATCAGTTCATGCAAACTGCTGATTTGAGCAACCAACTTAGCTTTAAATTACTTTGAAATTACCTTATAATTGCTTTGTTTCAATTTCAGTAATGTTACGGTTGCCTAATAAGGTTAAATTGTGAAGTACGGGTAATCTCACTTAGGTTCATCAAGATTGGGTGTTCTACCATGAAAAATAACCTCAGCAATATCCGCGAAGTTGTCCAACACGCCTTGAGTACAGGCTACCTAACTGTTGCAGCAGAAGAGCATCTACGGGGACTTTTAACAACTAAGTATGGACTGGAAGACTTCAACGCTTTTATGCAATTGCAGCAAGCTGCGATGCTGGGTCAAGTAAGGCAAGAGTCTCGCGAAATCGCCCTTTCTCAGCGGCTTTCCTGTGGGAGTTTCTAGTTCTCTATCAGATCGCTGCCTACCCCGGACAGGGATGGGCAAAGCCGTGATACTACAGGTTATAGCCAAAAGTAAGCCAAGAGTTGGCAAAAGCCGTCCTTTCCAGCCCCCCTGTTAACCCGGTAAACTCAGACGACGGCTGGTTTCATATCTCCCAGACGGAGCGTTAATTAGCCCCAAGCTTAATAAAAGAGCCACATCTTTGGTTGTCATTTCTTCACAAATCTGCTCAACTAATTTGTCAGCGAGATACGCCCTGACGACAGGCGGTAGGGTGAAATTACTCGAGGTTTTTTCAATAAGCGATCGCCGTCGCAAAGATTCCATTGCTTCTAGCTGCTGCCGCTTCGATACGCCTGGTACCCCCTCGTCTCGCAAGGAACGGATAGGAACTAACTTGTGACGAATTGCCAGCCAGTACATGACTTTTTTTTCTAAATCCGAGAGGCGGTTGAATTGCCGATCTAATAGGTCGCGAATATCCCCGAAAACAACCAGACCTTCTGCTAAAAAGTCGGTAATATTCCCATCAAAGACATCTTGAATCGTTGTTGCTACGATTTTCAAGACTAATGGATTTCCCGCATAGCGGTTGATCAGGACTCTACATTCTTCGGCTGAGCCAACTAAACCTTTGAGTTGCAGTAACTCTTGCCCATCGGATGCTGACATTCCCCTCAGTTCTAGGGAACGAATCGGTAAGTTTTCTCCTTCCAGGGATGCAATTTCTTTCGGTTTCTCCCGACTGGTGAGAACCAGGCAACTGGGATGGCGTTCTTCTCCCAGACGCCGGAACAGTTCCGCATATCCCTCATGTTCGGGACGATAGTAGCCCGCGTATTGGATCGGGGACAAAATTTCCTCAGCTCGATCTAGGATGATCAGACAGCGGTGCGATCGCAGATAAGCCATCAGCAGGGAAATTCCCTCATCTGCGGTTGCGTCACCAATGATTTCCTGCCCTTGAGACAGAAATTGGAGCAAGCTTGCAACCAAATCTTGAACTGATGGAGCATGACGTAGCGATCGCCAAATGACAAACTCAAAATCTTGCTGAATCTGTTCTGCTAGTTTCACAGCGAGAGCGGTTTTCCCGATTCCCCCCATCCCCAACAATGCCACTAAGCGGCAGCTGTCGTGGACAATCCACTGCTCTAAGGTTGCCAATTCTTCTTCGCAGCCGTAGAAAGCGGCTACATCAATCACTTCTTCCCAGTCTTGGTTCTCGATTGCCGTCCCGATCGCAGATGTCTCAGCTTGACTCTGTTCGGGTAAGTTAGCGGAATCTGTTTTATATCCAGCTTTTGAGAGCAAATTGGTGACGCGGCTCCAGTTCTTTATTTTGATTACGTCACCCGTCTGGCGAATCAGGAGTTCTTGAATGTATTTGTACAGCCCATTCGATAAATAAACTCTAACAGCACTGCTAGTGCGACTTTTGTAGACAGTATCTGCTATTTCTGCTGGACTGTACCCACACAGCAATCCTCTTAAGAATTTCTTCTCAACAGGGGTCAGACCCCTTCCCTTGGCAGAAGCTAAATCTATGTATAGCTTTTCTAAATGCCAATTATTTGCCGCTTCTGTAAACTCGTCATCCTGCCGCTCAACAGTTGATGCCATTCCTTCGCATTGCTACCCCGATATAAAGGCTGTCAACGGCTGATTCTAACGGATTAATTATGAAATCCTAACGAAGTTAGAGTGAAGTTCTAACGAATTTAATAACGCTTGTTAGGTGAAGTTTTCTTAATATTTTGGCTATCCTTGAATTCTAGGAGAACTTCATCTAACTTTCATCTAAATTTCATTATATTTTTATAGTTTTTTTAGAGGATAAAGGAGGTGAAGCAATGATTTTACTAGGGTTTGACGGCATCTGCCTAGTGTGCGGCTTAATTATATTGCCTTGCCCGCAGAGCAGGCATCCGTAAATTGACTGACGTAATTTCCGCATTTTAAAACCCTATGGTTTCTCCTGCTGTTGATTGAGTTGATGAAAAATATATGATGCTAATCCGCGAACTTGTTGAACAAGCACTGAATATCGGATATTTGACAGTTGAAGCTGAAGAGCAACTGCGACAGTTATTAAGAAAGAAGTATGACCACGAGGATTTTAATGCCTTCATGACCTTGCAGAAAGCCGCAATGGCAGGTCGTGTTAAGCAGCAATCGCGCGAACTGATGCGGTTATAAGCTGGGGTTATAAGCAGTATGGGGTTAATTTTTAGGCGTCAAGGACTTGAGCATTCAGGAATCAACACAATTAAGAGTGCAAATGCTTCCCCGGAGTGGGGTTGAGGAAAATCCTAGTAAAAAAGTTACGCTGTAGGCTTGTCACTCTTTCCAATCATTGTCAAACTCGTCTTCGTCTTCAAATCCCCAGTCTTCCTCATCCTGATTGGTTTTCCGTACAGGTTGAGGTTCCTGATAGGGGGGTGTAATCACCCGGTAATTGGCATCATAAACAGCTTCAGTTTTTCCTACCCCAGAATTGCGCGGTTCCCGATAGCTGTAAGAATAGACGGAACCCGATCGAGAGGCGCTTTTCGGTTCTTGCTGACGCTCGTAGGTTGTACGCTCTCTTTCTTCTACAAATTCTTTTGCAAATGGTTGGGGACTGGGAGTGCGATCGCGGGGTTCCTCCGATTCATCCCAGTCATCATCATCTGCAACCTCGTCTTCCCAGTCATCTCCATCCGTATCGGGATTGCTTTCTTGCGGCGGCGGGGGAGGCGTGTAACTGGTTTGTTGAGTGCTAGAGGTAGATTGGGCAGTTTCACGCCGTGGCTGGCTAGGACGAGGAGTTTCTGCGGCTTCTAGTGTGCGGATGCGTGTTTGCAAGGGACGCCTTTGTAGATAGCTCAACAATTGTAAGAAACTGCCAGTCAGGGCACCCAGTGCGATCGCTGCCAAAATCCAAACCCCTACAGGTAGTGCTTGCGTCTTCGCACCCAAAAATACCAGCGCTAGCACCGGCGACAAATTTTGTAAAGCAAGTAGTGCTAAGGAGCCTAGCACCAACATCAGCAGTAAAATCCGAATCGCAGGCATAATCTATTAAAAATTAAAAATTAAAGCTTAAAAATGCCAGAATTTCTTCTTGTATTTTCAATTTTACATTTTTAATTTTTCATTTTCCTTCCCATCGGTTAATTGGGATACAGTCAATATCCAGCTGATCTAAGGCACGCGCCACCACAAAGTCTACTAAGTCTTCAATTTTTTGGGGATTGTGATACCAAGCAGGAATTGCTGGGACAATTCTGGCACCCGCTTCTGCCAAAGCGGTCAGGTTACGCAGGTGAATCAAGCTAAAGGGTGTCTCGCGGGGCACGAGAATCAGTTTCCGTCCTTCCTTGAGTTGGACATCTGCTGCTCGCTCCAAAAGGTCAGAGCTTAAGCCAGCTGCTAGCTTCGCCACGGTACTCATACTACACGGCATAATCACCATCCCTAGGGTGCGGAAGGAACCACTGGCAATATTGGCTCCGACATCGCCCCAAGGGTGGCAATTAAGTTTCCCCTTTGATTCGACTCCAGATTCGACTCCAGCTTGCTGTCGCCAAAATAGTTCCTGTGCCACTGGTTCTACAGGCATCCGGATATTTTGCTCTGCCTGCCAAACCATATAAGTAGATTTGGAAGCAACGAGTTCGACGCTGTACTCAGCTTGGAGCAGAAATTTTAAGGCACGCACGGCATAAATTAAGCCGGAAGCACCTGTGATGCCGAGGATAAGGGGTTTGGTCATTGGTAATGGGTAATGGGTAATTGGCTAAACAGCTAATGGCTCATGGTTCTTGAACACACCATGA
Above is a window of Coleofasciculus sp. FACHB-1120 DNA encoding:
- a CDS encoding LapA family protein, whose protein sequence is MPAIRILLLMLVLGSLALLALQNLSPVLALVFLGAKTQALPVGVWILAAIALGALTGSFLQLLSYLQRRPLQTRIRTLEAAETPRPSQPRRETAQSTSSTQQTSYTPPPPPQESNPDTDGDDWEDEVADDDDWDESEEPRDRTPSPQPFAKEFVEERERTTYERQQEPKSASRSGSVYSYSYREPRNSGVGKTEAVYDANYRVITPPYQEPQPVRKTNQDEEDWGFEDEDEFDNDWKE
- a CDS encoding NB-ARC domain-containing protein, with amino-acid sequence MASTVERQDDEFTEAANNWHLEKLYIDLASAKGRGLTPVEKKFLRGLLCGYSPAEIADTVYKSRTSSAVRVYLSNGLYKYIQELLIRQTGDVIKIKNWSRVTNLLSKAGYKTDSANLPEQSQAETSAIGTAIENQDWEEVIDVAAFYGCEEELATLEQWIVHDSCRLVALLGMGGIGKTALAVKLAEQIQQDFEFVIWRSLRHAPSVQDLVASLLQFLSQGQEIIGDATADEGISLLMAYLRSHRCLIILDRAEEILSPIQYAGYYRPEHEGYAELFRRLGEERHPSCLVLTSREKPKEIASLEGENLPIRSLELRGMSASDGQELLQLKGLVGSAEECRVLINRYAGNPLVLKIVATTIQDVFDGNITDFLAEGLVVFGDIRDLLDRQFNRLSDLEKKVMYWLAIRHKLVPIRSLRDEGVPGVSKRQQLEAMESLRRRSLIEKTSSNFTLPPVVRAYLADKLVEQICEEMTTKDVALLLSLGLINAPSGRYETSRRLSLPG
- a CDS encoding flavin prenyltransferase UbiX, which codes for MTKPLILGITGASGLIYAVRALKFLLQAEYSVELVASKSTYMVWQAEQNIRMPVEPVAQELFWRQQAGVESGVESKGKLNCHPWGDVGANIASGSFRTLGMVIMPCSMSTVAKLAAGLSSDLLERAADVQLKEGRKLILVPRETPFSLIHLRNLTALAEAGARIVPAIPAWYHNPQKIEDLVDFVVARALDQLDIDCIPINRWEGK